The Gemmatimonadota bacterium genome contains a region encoding:
- a CDS encoding sulfatase-like hydrolase/transferase — protein sequence MAQERPHILILTADQLRADSMGCAGHPRVKTPVIDSLANDGMRFSNCHTVSPVCQPSRVSFITGTYPHNHGIWYNRGELPINYPTLFSQLRDAGYHTATVGKSHLWSHKKVSHLREGEPYMQALGFDVIDELGGPRGSLNSDSYFTDYLREKDLFELFVSDTRERVRDPKLVKPAVFEEDDHMDGYVGRRSVEFVDSAPGDRPTCLFVNFPGPHDPWDAPGKYATMYDPSDSPPAIGVPPRPATLPEEVAQKEDFKTEPGLTAEIAAAIRANYDGKITFVDHWCGEILAAYERRGWLDDLCVVFWSDHGEMTGDHGRVFKRTFHESALRVPLILRWPGRIPSGTVCDALVETIDVGPALLEALGLDQLQMSLGQSLGHLFAEPTAHHRTEVLSEIYYGGSRNTMVKTERYKYVMDQHGRGYMLYDMQQDPDEQQNLIGDPEHRDTENEMRDTLLRRLAASAFVMDSVNL from the coding sequence ATGGCACAAGAACGACCACACATACTCATTCTCACGGCGGACCAGCTACGGGCGGATTCTATGGGCTGCGCCGGTCATCCGCGGGTCAAAACGCCGGTCATCGACTCGCTTGCCAACGACGGCATGCGGTTCAGCAATTGTCACACCGTGTCGCCGGTCTGTCAGCCGTCGCGGGTGTCGTTCATCACTGGCACCTACCCTCACAACCACGGCATCTGGTACAACCGCGGCGAACTGCCGATCAACTATCCGACGCTGTTCTCCCAATTGCGGGACGCCGGCTACCACACGGCAACCGTCGGCAAGTCGCACCTCTGGAGCCACAAGAAGGTGTCTCATTTGCGCGAGGGTGAGCCGTATATGCAAGCGCTCGGCTTTGACGTCATTGACGAACTCGGAGGACCGCGGGGGAGTCTCAACTCGGACTCGTACTTCACCGACTACCTGCGCGAGAAAGATCTGTTCGAGCTCTTCGTCAGCGACACGCGCGAACGGGTTCGCGACCCAAAGCTCGTCAAACCGGCGGTGTTTGAGGAGGACGATCACATGGACGGGTACGTGGGCAGGCGCTCGGTCGAGTTCGTCGATTCTGCGCCCGGGGACCGCCCGACCTGTCTGTTCGTCAACTTCCCCGGACCACATGACCCGTGGGACGCGCCGGGGAAGTACGCCACCATGTACGATCCGTCCGATTCGCCGCCCGCCATCGGCGTGCCACCACGCCCCGCCACGCTCCCCGAAGAAGTCGCCCAGAAGGAGGACTTCAAGACAGAGCCGGGCCTGACCGCCGAAATCGCCGCTGCAATCCGGGCAAATTACGATGGCAAGATCACATTCGTCGATCACTGGTGCGGTGAGATCCTTGCGGCGTATGAACGACGCGGCTGGCTCGATGATCTCTGCGTCGTGTTCTGGTCCGATCACGGCGAAATGACCGGCGATCACGGCAGGGTGTTCAAACGCACCTTTCACGAATCTGCATTGCGGGTCCCCCTGATCCTGCGCTGGCCCGGACGGATACCGTCCGGTACTGTCTGCGACGCACTGGTGGAAACCATCGATGTCGGTCCTGCCTTGCTGGAAGCCCTGGGGCTCGACCAGTTGCAGATGTCCCTTGGGCAGTCGCTGGGGCATCTGTTCGCGGAGCCGACCGCACACCACCGCACCGAGGTATTGTCAGAGATCTACTACGGCGGTTCGCGCAATACGATGGTGAAAACCGAACGCTACAAATACGTCATGGATCAGCACGGCAGGGGGTACATGCTGTACGACATGCAGCAGGACCCGGATGAGCAGCAAAATCTGATCGGCGATCCCGAGCATCGGGATACGGAGAACGAGATGCGGGACACGTTGCTTCGCCGCCTCGCGGCCAGCGCGTTTGTCATGGACAGCGTGAACCTTTGA